ATATCTATGTCGTGGGTGATCCCCACATCCGCTTCTATATCGGCTCGCCCATCGCGCTGCGTCCGGGACTGAATATCGGCTCGCTCTGCCTCTTCGGGCCCGAGCCGCGCGAGTTGGCGCCCGATGAACGCGAGATCGTCCTGCATCTCACACAGATCATCGTCGACCAGTTCCGCCTGCACGAGGCGACGCGTCGGACCAAGCGGGAACTCGAGCACCGCCGGACCAGCCAGAGCCTGCTGGAAATGCAGAGTCGCGAGCTGTGGCGGCGGCAGACCTTGCTGGCGCAGACGGAGAGGCTCGCCAAGGTCGGCGGCTGGGAACTGGACGTTGCCACCCGCCGCCTCAGCTGGTCGGACGGTGTCTACCGCATCTACGGTCTGCCACCCACCAGCGAGCCGACCGAGGAACTGGCTCTAGCCCACTTTCCGCTTGAGGCCCGGCGTCATTTCCGGCGCAAATTCGTGCACGCCCTGCGGACGGGCGAGGCGTTCGAGATAGAGCTGCCCTTCGTCAACGCCCAAGGCCAACACCGCCTGATCCGGCAGAGCTGCGAACTTGAGATCGAGGACGGCGTTCCTGCGCGCGCCTTCGGCATCATGCAGGACGTGACTGAGCGCAAGCAGGCCGAGCAGCGCATGTGGCACATGGCCAATCATGATGCGCTCACCGACCTCCCCAATCGGGGACTGATGCGGGACAAGCTGGATATCGCCCTGCGTCGTGCGCGACGCAGCGGGGGCTATGTCGGCGTGCTACTGGTCGATCTGGACCAGTTCAAGGACGTCAACGACACCCTCGGCCATGATGCCGGCGACGCGCTGCTCATCGAGGTGGCGCGGCGGCTCATGGCGAGTGTGTCGGAACTGGATACGGTGGCACGGCTCGGCGGTGACGAGTTCATCGTGCTGCTGTCGCGCATGGAAAATGCCGATGACGGGATGATCGTTGCCCAGCGCATTCTGGCCGCGCTGAGCCTGCCCTTCGAGTATCGGCGCACCTCGCTCTCCTGCCGCGGCAGCATCGGTGTCACCGTGGCGCCGGATCATGGCACCGACCCTTCCACACTGCTGAAGAACGCGGACATCGCCCTCTATCGCGCCAAATCCGCCGGGCGGGGCATTGCCGTTGCCTATGACCCACGCATGCAGAAGGCGACCGAGAACCGCGTGCAACTGGCGGCCCGCGTCAGGCTTGGCCTGAAGAATGGCGAGTTCCAGCCCTTCTATCAGCCGAAGGTGTCGCTCTCGACCGGGGCCATTGTCGGCTTCGAGGCGCTGCTGCGCTGGCGGCATCCGCGTCGCGGCGTGCTGGGGCCGCAGGACTTCAGCGCGATCTTCGAGGACCCCCATCTCTCGGTCGAGATGGGCGAGCGCCTGCTACAGCTGACCACGCGCGACATGGCGCAGTGGACCGCGCTCGGCTGCGACTATGGGCATGTCGCGATCAATGTCAGCTCACCCGAATTCGCCCATGGCGAACTGCCCGAACGCGTTCTCACGGCTCTCGACCTCGCGGGCCTCGGCACGGAGCGGCTCACCATAGAGGTGACGGAAACCGTCTTCCTCGGTCGTGGAACGGAGATGGTCCGGCAGAGCCTGCAGATCCTCAATCAGGCTGGCATCCGTATCGCGCTGGATGATTTCGGCACCGGCTTCGCGTCGCTCAGCCATCTGAAGCAGTTTCCGGTTGATCGCATCAAGATCGACCGCTCCTTCGTGCATGACATCGAGCACGATATCGACGATGCCGCCATCGTGCGCGCGGTCATCAATCTCGGCCAGAGTCTTGGGATCGAGACGGTCGCCGAGGGCGTCGAGACGTTCTCGCAGGCGTCCTATCTGCGGGCTAATGGCTGCGATTACGCGCAGGGCTTTCTCTACTCCAAGGCCCTGCCGGCCTCCCGCGTCCCCGCGCTGCTCAAGGGCTGGAGCCCCGAACTCGCTTCCTATGGCGCGCCAGGTCCGCTTGATGCGCTGATGTGACATCGTCGCGGTCTCGGCGCCGCCTCTGGCCTTCTGTTATGTTCCCGTCATCTCGAATCGGACGAGCATGATGAAGCCTGAGGCCCTGTGGAACGAAAGTTCCGCCATGACGCGCGCGCCGCTGCGCGGTCTAAGGCTGGCAAGCCGCCTTGTTGGCCTCATCGATGGCGCGTCCCGGACCAATATGCGGTGCGTCCTGCTGCTGGTCCTGTTGTGCCTCGTCGCTTTCCTCCCCGGCTTCTTCTCCACGCCTGTTCTGGACCGGGACGAGGCGCGCTTTGCGCTGATCTCGCGGCAAATGGTGGATACCGGGCAGCTCGCGGAAACCCGGATCGGCAGCGAAAGCGCGCACACCCGCCCGCTGGGCTGGTATTGGGTGCAGTCCGCGCTGGTAGGTACCGCCAAGCTGGCGGGCGTGAAGAATGCCGATCATACGATCTGGCTCTACCGTCTTCCCTCGCTGCTGGCCGCCATTGCCGCGGTGCTGCTCACCTTCTGGGCGGCGCTCGCCTTTACGGGACGGCGTGGGGCGCTGCTGGCCGCCATTCTGCTCGGTTCCTCGGCCGCCGTGGGCGTGGCGGCGCGCCTGGCTGTGCCGGATGCCGTCATGCTCGCCGCGGCCGCCGCGATGCTCGGCGCGCTCGCCCGGCTTTATCTGCCGACGCAGGCCCGTGAGGCCGCCAGTCTGTTGCCGACGGGCGCTCCGCGCGCGCTCGTTGCCATTCTCTGGGGTTCGCTCGCCGTCGCGCTGTTCTCGCGCGGGCTCATGGCGCTGTTCTACCCGTTGATGGCGCTGCTGGCGCTTGTCGCGGTGGATCGTTCCTTCCGCGCGTTGCGCGTCACCTTTCCCGTCGTGGGCCTGGCTCTCTGCGCCTTTGTCGGGCTGGTCTGGTACCTGCTGCGCCATTTCGGCATGGATGACAGCAACATGGCCTCGGCGGCGCGGGCCATGATGGGTCGGGTATCGCCCTCTTTCCAA
Above is a window of Ancylobacter sp. WKF20 DNA encoding:
- a CDS encoding glycosyl transferase produces the protein MTRAPLRGLRLASRLVGLIDGASRTNMRCVLLLVLLCLVAFLPGFFSTPVLDRDEARFALISRQMVDTGQLAETRIGSESAHTRPLGWYWVQSALVGTAKLAGVKNADHTIWLYRLPSLLAAIAAVLLTFWAALAFTGRRGALLAAILLGSSAAVGVAARLAVPDAVMLAAAAAMLGALARLYLPTQAREAASLLPTGAPRALVAILWGSLAVALFSRGLMALFYPLMALLALVAVDRSFRALRVTFPVVGLALCAFVGLVWYLLRHFGMDDSNMASAARAMMGRVSPSFQGTGPLPGTLLLAFGGMFWPAAPLAVLAAPMLWKARRLRTVRLLLAWAVPAWFVLDLIPTKFPAHLLPLFPAVAIAIAIAIERGAMALSGPRLVRVLWLWPVIGAFIAVSALLGLAVFDRTTSLLAWPLLLLGFFALVTAAAAVREYGVEKSALLAVVGMLISGFGVMQLLLPQMASLWVSPRVVAAIARESCPADSEALVVGAAGYNEPSLPFLLPGKVRFMDGAAAADFLREGGCHVVLIERRQEVRFVRRAEALGLRFERTADIGGIAYADGRAVRLSVYRRTGG
- a CDS encoding EAL domain-containing protein yields the protein MSFPIPDNEAERLAELHALDILNSPPSAVLDGVCVLARKMFNLPSACIGLVDRDRQWFKANSGFGQVEGTSRAHSFSAWTLMDNEMLVVPDARDDPRFRDNIYVVGDPHIRFYIGSPIALRPGLNIGSLCLFGPEPRELAPDEREIVLHLTQIIVDQFRLHEATRRTKRELEHRRTSQSLLEMQSRELWRRQTLLAQTERLAKVGGWELDVATRRLSWSDGVYRIYGLPPTSEPTEELALAHFPLEARRHFRRKFVHALRTGEAFEIELPFVNAQGQHRLIRQSCELEIEDGVPARAFGIMQDVTERKQAEQRMWHMANHDALTDLPNRGLMRDKLDIALRRARRSGGYVGVLLVDLDQFKDVNDTLGHDAGDALLIEVARRLMASVSELDTVARLGGDEFIVLLSRMENADDGMIVAQRILAALSLPFEYRRTSLSCRGSIGVTVAPDHGTDPSTLLKNADIALYRAKSAGRGIAVAYDPRMQKATENRVQLAARVRLGLKNGEFQPFYQPKVSLSTGAIVGFEALLRWRHPRRGVLGPQDFSAIFEDPHLSVEMGERLLQLTTRDMAQWTALGCDYGHVAINVSSPEFAHGELPERVLTALDLAGLGTERLTIEVTETVFLGRGTEMVRQSLQILNQAGIRIALDDFGTGFASLSHLKQFPVDRIKIDRSFVHDIEHDIDDAAIVRAVINLGQSLGIETVAEGVETFSQASYLRANGCDYAQGFLYSKALPASRVPALLKGWSPELASYGAPGPLDALM